Proteins found in one Brachypodium distachyon strain Bd21 chromosome 5, Brachypodium_distachyon_v3.0, whole genome shotgun sequence genomic segment:
- the LOC100844950 gene encoding uncharacterized protein LOC100844950 isoform X1, whose translation MPTSESAVPSCSVPRRSARALARRQLPDETPSPASVAPPATAAGPSSLPSRRRRGAVPSQRSVSVRKMDDFQPLVAVPDDKDVNQLDEAGEWKKESKEVGEAEGLDEEDENVAALKEAPFWFPDGWIINVHHGDGGSTHRYYTSPVSEYTFSTNMEALHYLFSEMDEFVLESQACAVDNKLLGMYRWLPDGWVIEVRAGGKVMDKMYKFYVHLPTGTRFFSKEDVLRYVNEGEISRRNVNELCCTSSEENILAQVEFNPDGLPNGWVKEVIFRKCNDGIRKDPYYTDPISHLVFRTLKSVTNYLETGEISKHAYIPRRSVMDMYSFDHYTDLPQRFLKRLQVQGKAKRKSTNPLVFEKELPDVQTSNLSQGDTFASLNPLSGPKGKFETVMPTGKELIGSQTVKRPRGRPPKISKPINETTSDCPNSSHQDRTHIMVKRELGTKSGEQMLKENTLEYNEIEMHAVVTEEVDKKSDLAGCISLRREKPGLVTYRDLYEQDNVNSAKASGKSASSSVHKFYMRRNSNRTMILKQE comes from the exons ATGCCTACCTCTGAGAGCGCCGTGCCTTCCTGCTCTGTACCTCGCCGCTCTGCGCGGGCGCTTGCCCGCCGCCAGCTGCCGGACGAAACGCCGTCCCCGGCCTCCGTCGCTcctccggccaccgccgccggtccCTCTTCCCTGCCTTCGCGGCGCCGTCGTGGGGCTGTGCCGTCCCAGCGTTCCGTCAGCGTAAG AAAGATGGACGACTTCCAACCATTGGTGGCGGTCCCTGATGACAAGGATGTTAATCAGCTAGATGAGGCAGGAGAgtggaagaaagaaagtaaGGAGGTTGGGGAGGCAGAGGGACTGGATGAGGAAGATGAAAATGTAGCGGCGTTGAAGGAGGCGCCTTTCTGGTTTCCTGATGGTTGGATCATAAATGTCCACCATGGTGACGGTGGCTCCACACACCGG TACTACACTTCCCCAGTGTCAGAATACACATTCTCAACCAATATGGAGGCACTGCATTATCTGTTCTCAGAGATGGACGAGTTTGTGTTGGAGTCGCAGGCTTGCGCTGTTGACAACAAGCTTCTG GGAATGTATAGATGGCTTCCAGATGGTTGGGTGATTGAAGTCCGAGCTGGGGGGAAGGTGATGGACAAAATGTACAAG TTTTATGTTCATCTGCCTACTGGAACGCGATTTTTCTCAAAAGAAGATGTACTGCGCTACGTTAATGAGGGGGAGATTTCTAGACGTAATGTTAATGAGCTATGTTGCACCAGCTCTGAAGAGAAT ATACTTGCACAGGTGGAGTTCAATCCAGATGGGCTGCCAAATGGGTGGGTGAAAGAAGTGATATTTCGGAAGTGCAATGATGGAATTAGAAAAGATCCG TATTATACTGATCCTATCAGTCATCTTGTATTCCGTACACTCAAGTCTGTAACAAACTACCTTGAAACTGGAGAAATATCTAAACATGCCTATATTCCAAGGAGAAGTGTCATGGACATGTACTCTTTCGACCACTATACAGATTTG CCTCAAAGGTTTCTGAAGAGATTGCAAGTACAAGGAAAAGCAAAGCGAAAATCCACAAATCCGTTGGTCTTTGAAAAGGAATTACCTGATGTCCAGACGTCAAATCTCT CTCAAGGTGACACCTTTGCTAGCTTAAATCCTCTGTCTGGACCAAAAGGAAAGTTTGAAACTGTGATGCCTACAGGCAAAGAACTGATCGGTTCACAGACGGTTAAAAGACCAAGAGGGAGGCCACCGAAAATTTCTAAGCCAATTAACGAAACAACTTCAGATTGCCCGAACAGTTCACATCAGGACAGAACTCATATTATGGTCAAAAGGGAATTGGGTACTAAAAGTGGAGAACAAATGTTGAAGGAAAACACACTGGAGTATAATGAGATAGAGATGCACGCTGTGGTTACCGAGGAAGTGGACAAGAAGAGCGACCTTGCGGGGTGTATTTCGTTAAGGAGGGAAAAGCCGGGTCTGGTCACTTACCGTGATCTGTATGAGCAAGACAATGTCAATTCAGCTAAAGCTAGTGGAAAGTCAGCATCCTCTTCGGTTCATAAATTTTACATGAGGAGAAATAGTAACCGGACGATGATCTTAAAACAAGAATGA
- the LOC100844950 gene encoding uncharacterized protein LOC100844950 isoform X2: protein MPTSESAVPSCSVPRRSARALARRQLPDETPSPASVAPPATAAGPSSLPSRRRRGAVPSQRSVSVRKMDDFQPLVAVPDDKDVNQLDEAGEWKKESKEVGEAEGLDEEDENVAALKEAPFWFPDGWIINVHHGDGGSTHRYYTSPVSEYTFSTNMEALHYLFSEMDEFVLESQACAVDNKLLGMYRWLPDGWVIEVRAGGKVMDKMYKILAQVEFNPDGLPNGWVKEVIFRKCNDGIRKDPYYTDPISHLVFRTLKSVTNYLETGEISKHAYIPRRSVMDMYSFDHYTDLPQRFLKRLQVQGKAKRKSTNPLVFEKELPDVQTSNLSQGDTFASLNPLSGPKGKFETVMPTGKELIGSQTVKRPRGRPPKISKPINETTSDCPNSSHQDRTHIMVKRELGTKSGEQMLKENTLEYNEIEMHAVVTEEVDKKSDLAGCISLRREKPGLVTYRDLYEQDNVNSAKASGKSASSSVHKFYMRRNSNRTMILKQE from the exons ATGCCTACCTCTGAGAGCGCCGTGCCTTCCTGCTCTGTACCTCGCCGCTCTGCGCGGGCGCTTGCCCGCCGCCAGCTGCCGGACGAAACGCCGTCCCCGGCCTCCGTCGCTcctccggccaccgccgccggtccCTCTTCCCTGCCTTCGCGGCGCCGTCGTGGGGCTGTGCCGTCCCAGCGTTCCGTCAGCGTAAG AAAGATGGACGACTTCCAACCATTGGTGGCGGTCCCTGATGACAAGGATGTTAATCAGCTAGATGAGGCAGGAGAgtggaagaaagaaagtaaGGAGGTTGGGGAGGCAGAGGGACTGGATGAGGAAGATGAAAATGTAGCGGCGTTGAAGGAGGCGCCTTTCTGGTTTCCTGATGGTTGGATCATAAATGTCCACCATGGTGACGGTGGCTCCACACACCGG TACTACACTTCCCCAGTGTCAGAATACACATTCTCAACCAATATGGAGGCACTGCATTATCTGTTCTCAGAGATGGACGAGTTTGTGTTGGAGTCGCAGGCTTGCGCTGTTGACAACAAGCTTCTG GGAATGTATAGATGGCTTCCAGATGGTTGGGTGATTGAAGTCCGAGCTGGGGGGAAGGTGATGGACAAAATGTACAAG ATACTTGCACAGGTGGAGTTCAATCCAGATGGGCTGCCAAATGGGTGGGTGAAAGAAGTGATATTTCGGAAGTGCAATGATGGAATTAGAAAAGATCCG TATTATACTGATCCTATCAGTCATCTTGTATTCCGTACACTCAAGTCTGTAACAAACTACCTTGAAACTGGAGAAATATCTAAACATGCCTATATTCCAAGGAGAAGTGTCATGGACATGTACTCTTTCGACCACTATACAGATTTG CCTCAAAGGTTTCTGAAGAGATTGCAAGTACAAGGAAAAGCAAAGCGAAAATCCACAAATCCGTTGGTCTTTGAAAAGGAATTACCTGATGTCCAGACGTCAAATCTCT CTCAAGGTGACACCTTTGCTAGCTTAAATCCTCTGTCTGGACCAAAAGGAAAGTTTGAAACTGTGATGCCTACAGGCAAAGAACTGATCGGTTCACAGACGGTTAAAAGACCAAGAGGGAGGCCACCGAAAATTTCTAAGCCAATTAACGAAACAACTTCAGATTGCCCGAACAGTTCACATCAGGACAGAACTCATATTATGGTCAAAAGGGAATTGGGTACTAAAAGTGGAGAACAAATGTTGAAGGAAAACACACTGGAGTATAATGAGATAGAGATGCACGCTGTGGTTACCGAGGAAGTGGACAAGAAGAGCGACCTTGCGGGGTGTATTTCGTTAAGGAGGGAAAAGCCGGGTCTGGTCACTTACCGTGATCTGTATGAGCAAGACAATGTCAATTCAGCTAAAGCTAGTGGAAAGTCAGCATCCTCTTCGGTTCATAAATTTTACATGAGGAGAAATAGTAACCGGACGATGATCTTAAAACAAGAATGA
- the LOC100844950 gene encoding uncharacterized protein LOC100844950 isoform X4 codes for MPTSESAVPSCSVPRRSARALARRQLPDETPSPASVAPPATAAGPSSLPSRRRRGAVPSQRSVSVRKMDDFQPLVAVPDDKDVNQLDEAGEWKKESKEVGEAEGLDEEDENVAALKEAPFWFPDGWIINVHHGDGGSTHRYYTSPVSEYTFSTNMEALHYLFSEMDEFVLESQACAVDNKLLGMYRWLPDGWVIEVRAGGKVMDKMYKILAQVEFNPDGLPNGWVKEVIFRKCNDGIRKDPPQRFLKRLQVQGKAKRKSTNPLVFEKELPDVQTSNLSQGDTFASLNPLSGPKGKFETVMPTGKELIGSQTVKRPRGRPPKISKPINETTSDCPNSSHQDRTHIMVKRELGTKSGEQMLKENTLEYNEIEMHAVVTEEVDKKSDLAGCISLRREKPGLVTYRDLYEQDNVNSAKASGKSASSSVHKFYMRRNSNRTMILKQE; via the exons ATGCCTACCTCTGAGAGCGCCGTGCCTTCCTGCTCTGTACCTCGCCGCTCTGCGCGGGCGCTTGCCCGCCGCCAGCTGCCGGACGAAACGCCGTCCCCGGCCTCCGTCGCTcctccggccaccgccgccggtccCTCTTCCCTGCCTTCGCGGCGCCGTCGTGGGGCTGTGCCGTCCCAGCGTTCCGTCAGCGTAAG AAAGATGGACGACTTCCAACCATTGGTGGCGGTCCCTGATGACAAGGATGTTAATCAGCTAGATGAGGCAGGAGAgtggaagaaagaaagtaaGGAGGTTGGGGAGGCAGAGGGACTGGATGAGGAAGATGAAAATGTAGCGGCGTTGAAGGAGGCGCCTTTCTGGTTTCCTGATGGTTGGATCATAAATGTCCACCATGGTGACGGTGGCTCCACACACCGG TACTACACTTCCCCAGTGTCAGAATACACATTCTCAACCAATATGGAGGCACTGCATTATCTGTTCTCAGAGATGGACGAGTTTGTGTTGGAGTCGCAGGCTTGCGCTGTTGACAACAAGCTTCTG GGAATGTATAGATGGCTTCCAGATGGTTGGGTGATTGAAGTCCGAGCTGGGGGGAAGGTGATGGACAAAATGTACAAG ATACTTGCACAGGTGGAGTTCAATCCAGATGGGCTGCCAAATGGGTGGGTGAAAGAAGTGATATTTCGGAAGTGCAATGATGGAATTAGAAAAGATCCG CCTCAAAGGTTTCTGAAGAGATTGCAAGTACAAGGAAAAGCAAAGCGAAAATCCACAAATCCGTTGGTCTTTGAAAAGGAATTACCTGATGTCCAGACGTCAAATCTCT CTCAAGGTGACACCTTTGCTAGCTTAAATCCTCTGTCTGGACCAAAAGGAAAGTTTGAAACTGTGATGCCTACAGGCAAAGAACTGATCGGTTCACAGACGGTTAAAAGACCAAGAGGGAGGCCACCGAAAATTTCTAAGCCAATTAACGAAACAACTTCAGATTGCCCGAACAGTTCACATCAGGACAGAACTCATATTATGGTCAAAAGGGAATTGGGTACTAAAAGTGGAGAACAAATGTTGAAGGAAAACACACTGGAGTATAATGAGATAGAGATGCACGCTGTGGTTACCGAGGAAGTGGACAAGAAGAGCGACCTTGCGGGGTGTATTTCGTTAAGGAGGGAAAAGCCGGGTCTGGTCACTTACCGTGATCTGTATGAGCAAGACAATGTCAATTCAGCTAAAGCTAGTGGAAAGTCAGCATCCTCTTCGGTTCATAAATTTTACATGAGGAGAAATAGTAACCGGACGATGATCTTAAAACAAGAATGA
- the LOC100844950 gene encoding uncharacterized protein LOC100844950 isoform X3, producing MPTSESAVPSCSVPRRSARALARRQLPDETPSPASVAPPATAAGPSSLPSRRRRGAVPSQRSVSVRKMDDFQPLVAVPDDKDVNQLDEAGEWKKESKEVGEAEGLDEEDENVAALKEAPFWFPDGWIINVHHGDGGSTHRYYTSPVSEYTFSTNMEALHYLFSEMDEFVLESQACAVDNKLLGMYRWLPDGWVIEVRAGGKVMDKMYKFYVHLPTGTRFFSKEDVLRYVNEGEISRRNVNELCCTSSEENILAQVEFNPDGLPNGWVKEVIFRKCNDGIRKDPPQRFLKRLQVQGKAKRKSTNPLVFEKELPDVQTSNLSQGDTFASLNPLSGPKGKFETVMPTGKELIGSQTVKRPRGRPPKISKPINETTSDCPNSSHQDRTHIMVKRELGTKSGEQMLKENTLEYNEIEMHAVVTEEVDKKSDLAGCISLRREKPGLVTYRDLYEQDNVNSAKASGKSASSSVHKFYMRRNSNRTMILKQE from the exons ATGCCTACCTCTGAGAGCGCCGTGCCTTCCTGCTCTGTACCTCGCCGCTCTGCGCGGGCGCTTGCCCGCCGCCAGCTGCCGGACGAAACGCCGTCCCCGGCCTCCGTCGCTcctccggccaccgccgccggtccCTCTTCCCTGCCTTCGCGGCGCCGTCGTGGGGCTGTGCCGTCCCAGCGTTCCGTCAGCGTAAG AAAGATGGACGACTTCCAACCATTGGTGGCGGTCCCTGATGACAAGGATGTTAATCAGCTAGATGAGGCAGGAGAgtggaagaaagaaagtaaGGAGGTTGGGGAGGCAGAGGGACTGGATGAGGAAGATGAAAATGTAGCGGCGTTGAAGGAGGCGCCTTTCTGGTTTCCTGATGGTTGGATCATAAATGTCCACCATGGTGACGGTGGCTCCACACACCGG TACTACACTTCCCCAGTGTCAGAATACACATTCTCAACCAATATGGAGGCACTGCATTATCTGTTCTCAGAGATGGACGAGTTTGTGTTGGAGTCGCAGGCTTGCGCTGTTGACAACAAGCTTCTG GGAATGTATAGATGGCTTCCAGATGGTTGGGTGATTGAAGTCCGAGCTGGGGGGAAGGTGATGGACAAAATGTACAAG TTTTATGTTCATCTGCCTACTGGAACGCGATTTTTCTCAAAAGAAGATGTACTGCGCTACGTTAATGAGGGGGAGATTTCTAGACGTAATGTTAATGAGCTATGTTGCACCAGCTCTGAAGAGAAT ATACTTGCACAGGTGGAGTTCAATCCAGATGGGCTGCCAAATGGGTGGGTGAAAGAAGTGATATTTCGGAAGTGCAATGATGGAATTAGAAAAGATCCG CCTCAAAGGTTTCTGAAGAGATTGCAAGTACAAGGAAAAGCAAAGCGAAAATCCACAAATCCGTTGGTCTTTGAAAAGGAATTACCTGATGTCCAGACGTCAAATCTCT CTCAAGGTGACACCTTTGCTAGCTTAAATCCTCTGTCTGGACCAAAAGGAAAGTTTGAAACTGTGATGCCTACAGGCAAAGAACTGATCGGTTCACAGACGGTTAAAAGACCAAGAGGGAGGCCACCGAAAATTTCTAAGCCAATTAACGAAACAACTTCAGATTGCCCGAACAGTTCACATCAGGACAGAACTCATATTATGGTCAAAAGGGAATTGGGTACTAAAAGTGGAGAACAAATGTTGAAGGAAAACACACTGGAGTATAATGAGATAGAGATGCACGCTGTGGTTACCGAGGAAGTGGACAAGAAGAGCGACCTTGCGGGGTGTATTTCGTTAAGGAGGGAAAAGCCGGGTCTGGTCACTTACCGTGATCTGTATGAGCAAGACAATGTCAATTCAGCTAAAGCTAGTGGAAAGTCAGCATCCTCTTCGGTTCATAAATTTTACATGAGGAGAAATAGTAACCGGACGATGATCTTAAAACAAGAATGA